A stretch of the Clostridiales bacterium genome encodes the following:
- a CDS encoding polysaccharide deacetylase family protein, producing the protein MIRKGLSVFLALILLLPAALAEGTAGKDPETGLEYFKVRHGSRESRKIAITMDDVNERQWVWKAVELCREYGIAMTFFPNGSSLKEADREGWLDVIDVGCEIGNHGNDHKSMKEQGAWAVLYKLGIFQQKLDSVLGVHYPVRWFRPPYGDIADSSGNENPHTRTIRMYGYDHVLLWDVSETNARKAAEKVQNGSILLYHARKKDYECLAELIPMLLDAGYEPVTVSELFGYPLPETGGELYTFDKDLYLEK; encoded by the coding sequence ATGATCAGGAAAGGGCTTTCCGTATTTCTGGCGCTGATTCTGCTCCTGCCGGCAGCCCTTGCGGAAGGGACGGCAGGAAAAGACCCGGAAACCGGGCTGGAATACTTTAAGGTCCGGCATGGCAGCCGTGAAAGCCGGAAGATCGCAATTACCATGGACGACGTGAATGAGCGCCAGTGGGTGTGGAAAGCGGTGGAACTCTGCCGCGAATATGGAATCGCGATGACGTTCTTTCCGAACGGATCCAGCCTGAAGGAAGCCGACCGGGAAGGATGGCTGGACGTGATTGATGTCGGCTGCGAAATCGGAAACCATGGCAACGATCACAAAAGCATGAAGGAGCAGGGCGCGTGGGCGGTCCTGTACAAACTGGGGATTTTCCAGCAAAAGCTGGACAGCGTGCTCGGGGTCCATTATCCGGTCCGGTGGTTCCGGCCGCCGTACGGTGATATTGCCGACAGTTCCGGGAATGAGAACCCCCATACCCGGACCATCCGGATGTACGGGTATGACCACGTGCTCCTCTGGGATGTCAGCGAAACAAACGCCCGGAAGGCTGCTGAAAAGGTTCAGAACGGGAGTATCCTGCTGTACCATGCCCGGAAGAAGGACTATGAGTGCCTGGCGGAACTGATCCCCATGCTCCTGGATGCCGGATATGAACCGGTGACGGTCAGCGAACTGTTCGGTTATCCCCTGCCTGAAACCGGCGGGGAGCTGTATACTTTTGACAAGGATCTGTATCTGGAAAAGTAA
- a CDS encoding polysaccharide deacetylase family protein, producing MKRMISILLALLFLFGAFGAGAETNEELMASSFVLRHADRSIPKVAITVDDCYQSATEWIRRDVELCRKYGIAMTFFPLVYTGCLEEKYRDLWQEVLDSGCEIGTHSNRHVKFGNRDAIGIIGGLGRAQEALDKTLGYHYEVRWLRPPYGSVDKGKRLSSQSVIKAIQKYGFEHIVDWDVSETVDLKKALKVTQNGSILLFHSKKKDTLFLEKLIPELLERGFELVTVSELFGFEPPETGEELYVYNKADYQ from the coding sequence ATGAAACGGATGATCAGCATTCTTCTGGCATTGCTTTTCCTCTTCGGAGCTTTCGGAGCCGGAGCGGAAACCAATGAGGAACTGATGGCTTCTTCCTTTGTGCTCCGCCATGCGGACCGGAGCATCCCGAAGGTAGCCATCACGGTGGATGACTGCTACCAGAGCGCGACGGAATGGATCCGGCGGGACGTGGAGCTGTGCCGGAAGTACGGGATCGCGATGACGTTTTTCCCGCTGGTGTATACCGGGTGCCTGGAAGAAAAATACCGCGACCTCTGGCAGGAAGTGCTGGACAGCGGGTGCGAGATCGGTACGCATTCCAACCGCCATGTCAAATTCGGCAACCGGGACGCGATCGGGATTATCGGGGGACTCGGCCGGGCCCAGGAAGCCCTGGACAAGACCCTGGGATACCATTATGAGGTCCGGTGGCTGCGCCCGCCGTACGGGAGTGTTGACAAAGGAAAGCGCCTGAGCAGCCAGTCGGTGATCAAGGCCATCCAGAAATACGGTTTTGAGCATATTGTGGACTGGGACGTCAGCGAAACGGTGGACCTGAAAAAAGCGCTGAAAGTAACGCAGAACGGAAGCATCCTGCTGTTCCATTCCAAGAAGAAGGATACGCTCTTCCTGGAGAAGCTGATTCCGGAACTGCTGGAGCGTGGGTTTGAGCTGGTGACGGTCAGCGAGCTGTTCGGCTTTGAGCCCCCGGAAACGGGCGAAGAGCTGTATGTGTACAACAAGGCGGATTACCAGTAA
- a CDS encoding SDR family NAD(P)-dependent oxidoreductase, translating to MSTILITGASRGIGRAIALACAGSGKYSKIILNGGHDAAALEETSRLVSAAGDLLCAASLGDAGDAAYVESLRRQFGPVDVLVNNAGISRTGLLTDMPPAEWDEVIRTNLTSVYNTCHTYVPDMVRSGHGKILNISSVWGLCGASCEVAYSASKGAVNAFTQALARELAPSGIQVNALAPGMADTRMNAHLSETETAEIRNQIPAGYIASPDEVAQAVLRLLEMPDYFTGNIVKLDGGWT from the coding sequence ATGAGCACAATCCTGATTACCGGAGCCTCCCGGGGCATCGGCCGTGCCATCGCGCTGGCCTGCGCCGGATCCGGAAAATATTCCAAAATCATACTGAACGGCGGCCATGATGCCGCCGCCCTGGAAGAAACCTCCCGCCTCGTTTCCGCGGCGGGGGATCTTCTTTGTGCCGCTTCTCTCGGGGATGCGGGCGATGCCGCCTACGTGGAATCCCTGCGCAGGCAGTTCGGCCCGGTGGATGTGCTGGTCAACAACGCCGGCATCTCCCGCACCGGGCTGCTGACGGATATGCCGCCCGCCGAATGGGACGAGGTGATCCGCACCAACCTGACCTCCGTGTATAATACCTGCCACACCTATGTGCCGGACATGGTCCGCAGCGGACACGGGAAAATCCTGAACATTTCCTCTGTCTGGGGCCTGTGCGGCGCCTCCTGCGAGGTGGCCTACAGCGCGAGCAAGGGCGCGGTAAACGCCTTTACACAGGCGCTGGCCCGGGAGCTCGCGCCCTCCGGCATCCAGGTGAACGCATTGGCGCCGGGCATGGCGGATACCCGGATGAACGCCCACCTGTCGGAAACAGAAACCGCGGAGATCCGTAACCAGATCCCCGCGGGATATATCGCCTCACCGGATGAGGTAGCGCAGGCGGTCCTCCGCCTGCTGGAAATGCCGGATTACTTCACCGGCAACATCGTAAAACTCGACGGCGGCTGGACCTGA
- a CDS encoding CHAP domain-containing protein: MKKRIFGFLLLMVFLSALVPVCLAEAPSGRTWVPTEEWVPPVIDETDALENAPWLLVLKTAQEEIGYVEGPNNKSKYGKWIGDEYCAWCAEFLTWCVNETDQRYGTSLMNNIFPHYGHPKDGAPWFLERERFISAHSRVPATDERMWLNGADTYLENHEYIPDPGDYMWFSYYNPKKGTDHVAIVEGVSQDPDGSLLIHVIEGNNPDRVQRAVYGAADGRIYGFGTPIRKATRSLRLCSRGDDCPVINRYLFLQGYLNERQVIEEITENSVKALKQYQKDNGLHQTCQVDMETRALMEQDPVFTDLILSSQR, encoded by the coding sequence ATGAAAAAGAGAATATTCGGATTCCTGCTGCTGATGGTTTTCCTGTCTGCCCTGGTCCCGGTATGCCTCGCGGAGGCCCCGTCCGGCAGAACCTGGGTACCCACGGAGGAATGGGTTCCTCCGGTCATTGACGAGACGGACGCCCTGGAAAACGCCCCGTGGCTTCTCGTCCTGAAAACCGCCCAGGAGGAGATCGGCTATGTGGAAGGGCCGAACAACAAGTCCAAATACGGAAAATGGATCGGGGACGAGTACTGCGCCTGGTGTGCGGAGTTCCTCACCTGGTGTGTAAACGAAACGGACCAGCGCTACGGCACTTCCCTGATGAACAATATCTTTCCCCATTACGGCCACCCCAAGGACGGCGCACCCTGGTTCCTGGAACGGGAGCGTTTCATCTCCGCCCATTCCCGGGTACCTGCCACGGACGAGCGGATGTGGCTGAACGGGGCGGATACCTACCTGGAGAACCATGAATACATCCCTGACCCCGGGGATTACATGTGGTTTTCGTATTACAACCCCAAAAAGGGGACCGACCATGTGGCGATCGTTGAAGGCGTTTCGCAGGATCCGGACGGATCCCTGCTGATTCACGTGATCGAAGGCAACAACCCGGACCGGGTCCAGCGGGCTGTATATGGCGCCGCCGACGGAAGGATCTATGGGTTCGGAACTCCCATCCGGAAGGCCACCCGGTCCCTCCGGCTGTGCAGCCGGGGCGATGACTGCCCCGTTATCAACCGCTACCTGTTCCTGCAAGGTTACCTGAACGAGCGGCAGGTCATCGAGGAAATCACGGAAAACTCCGTGAAAGCCCTGAAGCAGTACCAGAAAGACAACGGCCTTCACCAGACCTGCCAGGTGGATATGGAAACCCGGGCGCTTATGGAACAGGACCCCGTATTCACGGACCTGATCCTGAGCAGCCAGCGGTAA
- a CDS encoding arginine--tRNA ligase has product MDTRSQIAALAAECIKSLWPEAEGLPGADDIKGLLAVPPDPALGDYAFPCFRLAKPLRMAPPKIAEAVCAAWTHEDVASVQPVNGYMNFFLNRENFAAETMAALRAQGEKYGSSDIGKGKTVCLDYSSINIAKRFHIGHLSTTMIGHSLKRIFDFLGYETVGINHLGDWGTQFGKMVCAYKKWGKKEDVEERGIDAMTELYVRFHKEAENDPALEDEGRAWFKKIEDNDPEAMEIFRWFKEVTLKDAAKTYAKLGVSFDSYAGESFYNDKMEPVVQELRNKGLLTESQGAQVVDLSEDNMPPCLILKSDGATIYATRDLAAAVYRQNTYHFDKCLYVVAYQQDLHFRQVFRVLEKMGYPWAKDCVHVAFGMISFEGEALSTRKGNVVLLEDLLDQAVEKARAIIEEKSPNLENKDEVARQVGIGAVVYTDLSNNRIKDIDFRWDRALNFDGESGPYVQYTHARCCSLLRKAEGITAEPDWSALTDDEAQALLRLLSRFPDVIREAADKYEPSMITRAVTDIAQAFNKYYYEHRILDGEPAQAAARIALADATRQVIKTGLYLIGIEAPERM; this is encoded by the coding sequence GTGGCCGGAGGCGGAAGGCCTGCCGGGCGCGGATGATATCAAGGGCCTGCTGGCCGTGCCGCCGGATCCCGCGCTGGGCGACTACGCGTTCCCCTGCTTCCGCTTGGCGAAGCCCCTGCGCATGGCCCCGCCGAAAATTGCCGAAGCGGTCTGCGCTGCCTGGACGCACGAGGACGTTGCCTCCGTGCAGCCTGTCAACGGATATATGAACTTCTTCCTGAACCGCGAGAACTTCGCGGCCGAAACCATGGCCGCGCTGCGGGCACAGGGTGAAAAGTACGGTTCCTCCGATATCGGAAAGGGAAAGACCGTCTGCCTGGACTACTCCTCCATCAATATCGCCAAGCGGTTCCACATCGGCCATCTGTCCACCACGATGATCGGCCACAGCCTGAAGCGGATTTTCGACTTCCTGGGCTATGAGACCGTGGGCATCAACCACCTGGGCGACTGGGGCACCCAGTTCGGCAAGATGGTCTGCGCCTATAAAAAGTGGGGCAAAAAGGAAGACGTGGAGGAGCGCGGCATCGACGCGATGACCGAGCTGTATGTCCGTTTCCACAAGGAAGCGGAAAACGATCCGGCGCTGGAGGACGAGGGCCGCGCCTGGTTCAAGAAGATTGAGGACAACGATCCGGAAGCCATGGAGATCTTCCGCTGGTTCAAGGAAGTGACCCTGAAGGATGCCGCGAAGACCTACGCGAAGCTGGGAGTCAGCTTCGACAGCTACGCCGGCGAGAGCTTCTACAACGATAAGATGGAACCCGTGGTGCAGGAACTGCGGAACAAGGGCCTGCTCACCGAGAGCCAGGGCGCCCAGGTCGTGGACCTGAGCGAGGACAATATGCCTCCCTGCCTGATCCTCAAGAGCGACGGCGCCACAATCTATGCCACCCGCGATCTGGCCGCGGCCGTATACCGCCAGAACACCTACCACTTCGACAAGTGCCTGTATGTCGTCGCCTACCAGCAGGACCTGCATTTCCGCCAGGTGTTCCGTGTACTGGAAAAGATGGGCTATCCGTGGGCCAAGGACTGCGTGCACGTGGCCTTCGGCATGATCAGCTTTGAGGGTGAAGCCCTCTCCACCCGGAAGGGCAATGTCGTCCTGCTGGAGGACCTGCTGGACCAGGCCGTGGAAAAAGCCCGTGCGATTATCGAGGAGAAGTCCCCCAACCTGGAGAACAAGGACGAGGTGGCCCGCCAGGTGGGTATCGGCGCCGTGGTCTACACCGACCTTTCCAATAACCGGATCAAGGATATCGACTTCCGCTGGGACCGTGCCCTGAACTTCGACGGCGAGTCCGGCCCCTACGTCCAGTACACCCATGCCCGCTGCTGCAGCCTGCTGCGCAAGGCGGAAGGCATCACGGCGGAACCCGACTGGTCCGCCCTGACGGACGATGAAGCCCAGGCGCTGCTCCGCCTGCTGAGCCGGTTCCCGGACGTCATCCGCGAAGCCGCCGACAAGTACGAGCCCAGCATGATCACCCGCGCGGTGACCGACATCGCCCAGGCGTTCAACAAGTACTACTACGAGCACCGCATCCTGGACGGCGAACCCGCGCAGGCAGCCGCCCGTATCGCCCTGGCCGATGCCACCCGCCAGGTCATCAAAACCGGCCTTTACCTGATCGGGATTGAAGCGCCCGAGAGGATGTGA
- a CDS encoding D-alanyl-D-alanine carboxypeptidase family protein — protein sequence MSNRKKSKAVPVVLVITLLVAALAACGFLLRPIVTDPIRQTAAKEMAEQYAAVDKQNQENMQAYQQQLIDLRNQAMQPTEPEEWPKPTKTEGWEIIDVSTFPLEHATAEHKTRADVMNNGLLLVNAFHARPDDFNDADPNIVSIGRYVGGNSKIQVKDYNVNLFKVATDALLEAITAAKADGMEHYMVDEGYRSYSTQEALFNKKMDALSSKYKDENARKEAAMKEVNYPGTSEYNSGLAFTLRLYDRNDAEVAAPKYHTTPQAAWMNENSWKYGIVFRFPLQDWPTVGTLDKTFKTGISMKLGIYRYVGRGSAAVMHLMDFCLEEYIEYLQEHPHIVVYENGNRKYEIYRQFVGDANEFDVLLTPSASHISSLDNMGAVITVFEFE from the coding sequence ATGAGCAACAGAAAGAAGAGCAAGGCGGTACCGGTTGTCCTGGTGATTACCCTGTTGGTCGCCGCGCTGGCCGCATGCGGTTTCCTGCTGAGACCGATCGTCACCGATCCGATCCGGCAGACTGCCGCGAAGGAAATGGCCGAGCAGTATGCGGCGGTGGACAAGCAGAACCAGGAAAACATGCAGGCCTACCAGCAGCAGCTGATTGACCTGCGGAACCAGGCGATGCAGCCCACCGAGCCCGAAGAATGGCCGAAGCCCACGAAGACCGAAGGCTGGGAAATCATCGATGTATCCACTTTCCCGCTGGAGCACGCCACCGCGGAGCACAAGACCCGCGCGGACGTGATGAACAACGGCCTTCTGCTGGTGAACGCGTTCCACGCCCGTCCGGATGATTTCAACGATGCCGACCCCAACATCGTCAGCATCGGCCGTTATGTCGGCGGCAACTCCAAAATCCAGGTGAAGGACTACAACGTCAACCTGTTCAAGGTTGCGACAGATGCCCTGCTGGAAGCCATCACCGCCGCAAAGGCCGATGGCATGGAGCACTATATGGTGGACGAAGGCTACCGTTCCTACTCCACGCAGGAAGCGCTGTTTAACAAGAAGATGGACGCGCTTTCCTCCAAATACAAGGATGAAAACGCCCGCAAGGAAGCCGCGATGAAGGAAGTCAACTATCCGGGCACCAGCGAGTACAACTCCGGCCTGGCCTTCACGCTCCGCCTGTATGACCGGAACGACGCCGAGGTTGCCGCGCCGAAGTACCACACCACCCCGCAGGCCGCGTGGATGAATGAAAACAGCTGGAAGTACGGCATCGTCTTCCGCTTCCCGCTGCAGGACTGGCCGACCGTCGGCACGCTGGACAAGACCTTTAAGACCGGCATCTCCATGAAGCTGGGCATTTACCGCTATGTAGGCCGGGGCAGCGCCGCTGTCATGCACCTGATGGACTTCTGCCTGGAAGAATACATCGAATACCTGCAGGAGCATCCGCACATCGTGGTGTACGAAAACGGCAACCGGAAGTATGAGATCTACCGCCAGTTCGTCGGCGACGCGAACGAGTTTGATGTCCTGCTGACGCCCTCGGCTTCCCACATTTCCTCCCTGGACAACATGGGCGCTGTGATTACGGTGTTTGAATTCGAATGA